The genomic stretch GTTGTCAATTTTTCGGCCCAGCCACTTTGCCGTTTGGTTCTTGCCTGTCACAGCTCAACAAACCCAAAGGCCAGTGACATACTGGCACATGAAGGTATTGCGCAAGCCAAAACCTGCACTAGAGATCGGCAGCCAGCATTTATGGTCGGCCCCAACGTGGCGTGTCACCATTTACGTCATTCCAACGCGGGGTGGCGCATCCCCTGCATAGTCGAAACAGGTTGTAGCTGCAGTGGCGCCAAAAGGCCATCATCATCGACCAGGTATGGTCCAATCGAGTCTGGAATCTCGACGTTGAATCTCGTACTATAGATCTTCCCTGAACCAACTCCTCGAAAACCCCAACCTGCATCTCGATTATAGTTCCACATAATATACGTACAATATGGCAAGCTTTATTCAAAACATCATTTGGAACTCTGTTGAAGGCTTTGTGGAGGCAGGGAAAAAGACGGCAGGAGAATATGGTGGCAACGCATTGATCAAAGCGGGAGATATGATTGAGAATGGTGGAAGGAGTGTAGGAACTGGTAAGCGCTCGTCTCGATTCACAATGCCATCGTGATCAAGGGATTGACTGAATGTCTGTCCAGGCATCGAGCGCAAAGCAACAAGCTATGGCACAGCCATCACAGGCCAAACCTACAAGCCCTCGGCCACAGCCTTACCCTCGACGGCGCGTAAACCAGTCATCAAGCGCTCCAACTCGACGCCTGCGAATAGTAAACCAACAACGAGCGGCGCCAAGGGTGGTAGTGGGATACCAATAGGCGCAAAGAAGTACCCTGGAGGTAGCCAAGTAAACGGAGCAGTCGGAGGAGCAAAGAACACGGTTGGCGGTGCATCGAAAGTCATGGGAGGCGTTGTGGGAGGAGGTCAAAAGGCTCTCGGAGGCGTAACAGGCAACGCATCCAAAGTGACCGGTGGGGTCGTAGGCCGCGCAAACAGTACAATTGGCGGCGTAAGCAGCAACGCGTCGAAAGCGGCCGGCGGTCTCGTAGGAGGCAGTCAGAAAGCCCTTGGCGGAGCAACCAGATCAATTCCGCCATTCAAGGGTCCCAATTCTGTACCGGCAGGACCATCCAAAACCTCTTTACTAAAGCCCTTGCCTGGAACCAACGGAACCCCGAAGCCGGCATACCCTTCAGAAAAGAAGACGCCTGTTAAGCCCGGTCAGCCCAAGCCGTTCAAGCCGCCTGTTGAATCGAAGAAGCTGGATCCAAAGAAACCCTACCCGGGCACGAATACACTGCCGGGGACGAGTAAGACACCAGTGCAGCAGCACAGGTTAAAGCCGCTGCCAAGGTTGGGACCGCAGGTTGGGCAGGGCCAGACTATGCAGCATATCTCGGTCTAATGAGTAAAGAATGGAAGAAGGGACACATTGGTTAGAAATTTGCTGACGAGTTACGGGATGGCGTTATGGGATGGGGTATCCGGATATAAGATTTTATTTGGCCGATTGGGAGACTCGCGATGCATAGTAGAGAATGTATGACAGAAGGAACTTGACATGACGCGAGTTGGCGCCGTCAGTGTTGCTGACAATTCGCGCTCGTTTTGACTTTCAGACCTAGACAACGTTACAACGAAAGAAACAGACAAACCTATCAAGAACGATATtgtcctcttcttcttcttttaTATACTTTTGCTAGCAGTCCGAGCTTTGTCATACTTCTTCGGTCATATTCCGGTCTCGCACGGCGGCCGGATGTTACCCTTCGAAAATCATGTCGCCGCCCGGGGGAGCCCCCCAATGACGATCTCCCCACCTACCCACACCCCACATCGTCAAGGCCGCACGCCCTCATCATGTCATACAGTTACAGTACTAGTATCATCCTAGCCAGATGATCATTTCCCAAGTATAGTTGGATAAATGGCCCATTGAAATCTCCAACTAGTGTCTTGTCATTACTCTGTGTATACCAAGGCGCATGCATTCTGGTGAGGAGGTGAGGGCGAACTTCAAGTGGTGGTTTACCCCAACTGGGTAGCTCGAACCGCACATCTCACATCAATGAGCGCATAAGCGCCGATCGGACCCGGCATTTCTTTAGTCAAGCCTTTAGGGCCAAAGCAAACGGGAGGCTTGGATAAAATGCTTATACTTTGCCTTGTTCCCCCATCTCCCTAGTCTTGCGTCTCCCCAACGTTTTTCTCGCGTTTTTGACTGTCCAAGATGCGTTTGCTTTTTTCCGCGCCCAGACGGGATAccacagcagcagcggcgGTGGTACATGAGGGAAAAGAGGAGGCAAATACGGACGTTGTGGCACGGGAAAAAGGCGATGTAGAAGCTGACTCGCCGGTTGGTAGTAGTCATGGTGCAGTGAGGATGGCGGATATCGACCCCGTAGTTGAGAAGAGGGTGGTACGCAAGTTCGACAAGCATATGGTGCCGCTGCTGGCGACGCTGTATTTGTTGGCGTTTCTGGATAGATCGAATATCGGGTATGTCGAGCTTGCTTTCCTATCTGGTTCGGGGACGTCACGTGTTGAGTGGAAGCCTTTGCTTCAACTGAGTCTCGAATTCGGTGCTTATCACAACCAAAGTATTGGTTTCGTGATAAATAGATGGATGAATTGCTAACGATAAAACGATAGAAATGCCCGTATTGCTGGTTTGGACACGGACCTCAAGCTCAGCAGCTCGCAGTACCAGTGGCTTCTTACTATATTTTACATCTCGTACATTGTCTTTGGGTTCCTGACTATCATGTGGAAGGTGGTTCCTCCTCACATCTGGGCGTCCAGTAAGTCTCGTTGTAAGCGTTTGATTATTACATAGCTGACATGGTCCAGCTTGCGTCCTCGCTTGGGGCATCGTCTCGACTGCACAGGCTGCAACGCATAACTGGGAGGGCATGATGGCGCTCCGCTTTCTGATGGGAGTTGCGGAAATTGCATACGGACCTGGAGTACCCTACCTACTCTCCTTCTTCTATCTGAGGCACGAGCTAGGCTTACGATGCGGATTGTTTTTGTCGGCTGCACCGCTGGCGAACACGTTTGCTGGAGCGTTGGCATACGGTATTACGAGTGGCGATCCCGGAATGGCGCAATGGAGAGTCTTGTTCTTGGTGGAAGGCTTGCCAACAATCGTCATGGCTGCGATGGCGTGGTTCTTTCTGCCGGACAGTCCCGAGAAGGCAAAGTTTTTGACGGAAGAGGAGAAGGCTGTTGCGAGGGCTCGTGGCGTGGCACAAGCCGGTGCTGCAACGAGAATTGGAAGTATCAATTTCAAGGAGATGTTTGAAGGGCTTTTGGATCTTAAAGGATGGATCTTGGGAGTAAGTTAATGTTTCGACGCAAAGTGCTCGACTAACAGTTGCACAGATCATGTACTTCTCCGGCAATGTAGCATTCTCCTCGCTACCCGTTTTCCTGCCAACTATTCTGGCTGAGATGGGATTTTCGAAAGTCAACGCTCAGGGGTTGACGGCACCGCCCTTCTTCCTTTCGTTCCTCATGGTCATCGCGACGTGCTATATCGCTGACCGAACGCAACAGCGAGGCATCGTAATTGCTATACTTACCGCGATTGGTGGTGCTGGATATGTGATTTTGGCTACAACCAAGACAGTGGG from Pyrenophora tritici-repentis strain M4 chromosome 1, whole genome shotgun sequence encodes the following:
- a CDS encoding TT-ORF1 multi-domain protein, yielding MASFIQNIIWNSVEGFVEAGKKTAGEYGGNALIKAGDMIENGGRSVGTGIERKATSYGTAITGQTYKPSATALPSTARKPVIKRSNSTPANSKPTTSGAKGGSGIPIGAKKYPGGSQVNGAVGGAKNTVGGASKVMGGVVGGGQKALGGVTGNASKVTGGVVGRANSTIGGVSSNASKAAGGLVGGSQKALGGATRSIPPFKGPNSVPAGPSKTSLLKPLPGTNGTPKPAYPSEKKTPVKPGQPKPFKPPVESKKLDPKKPYPGTNTLPGTSKTPVQQHRLKPLPRLGPQVGQGQTMQHISV
- a CDS encoding NarK, Nitrate-nitrite transporter, producing the protein MADIDPVVEKRVVRKFDKHMVPLLATLYLLAFLDRSNIGNARIAGLDTDLKLSSSQYQWLLTIFYISYIVFGFLTIMWKVVPPHIWASTCVLAWGIVSTAQAATHNWEGMMALRFLMGVAEIAYGPGVPYLLSFFYLRHELGLRCGLFLSAAPLANTFAGALAYGITSGDPGMAQWRVLFLVEGLPTIVMAAMAWFFLPDSPEKAKFLTEEEKAVARARGVAQAGAATRIGSINFKEMFEGLLDLKGWILGIMYFSGNVAFSSLPVFLPTILAEMGFSKVNAQGLTAPPFFLSFLMVIATCYIADRTQQRGIVIAILTAIGGAGYVILATTKTVGARYFGVFLAAAGIFPAIGNVLPWVTNNQGSDTRRGTGIIILNLVGQCGPLLGTRLYPKSEKPLYVKGQSVCAGFMFLFCILSLLLRTVLVWENKKLDKKHGTVVEQKLARQEAIERGEHVQDITLENYGPMFRYVL